The Pannonibacter sp. XCT-53 genome includes a region encoding these proteins:
- a CDS encoding SLC13 family permease: MTFDQFLVFLLLGLVILGFVKEIYPPELTALAASAVLLAVGILDTREFLGVFSNSAPITIAMMFIISAALERTGVLQILGDVLHRHSRGSYLRAVFIMMLFAITASAFMNNTPVVVLLAPVMIAVAASLGTTPSKFLIPLSYAAIFGGTITLIGTSTNILMSGIATKAGLEPIGMFEMSGPGLIFAVAGLVYMLFAVRYLLPERQSMAGLLSQGGSRRFMARLLIPSGSRYVGKTLADLPFTGAGTRILDVLRGELSLRHRLDDLTLMGGDRIVVKTGTGEILALKENGQIEFRDVADQGFEPVAADQTLMLEASVGPNSHLIGRSLSALNLRRTYGVYVMAVHRQDRNISDEIDHLRLQFADTLLLEGPAEGLQRLAEDEGLINLSAPQERAIRRHKAPIAIATIAGVMLLAAFGVMPIEGLAVIGAVIVMMTRCIDPVDAFESVDWRILFLIYGMLGFGIGLEKTGSVQLIVDSVMTLIGHAPPIVILAVVYCLTSALTEVVSNNAVAVLVGPIAIALAQQLGLDPRPFIMAVMFAASASFATPIGYQTNTFVYSAGGYRFRDFLVVGVPLNVLFAIISVLVIPIFFPF, from the coding sequence ATGACCTTTGACCAGTTTCTCGTTTTCCTGCTGCTCGGCCTCGTCATTCTGGGATTCGTCAAGGAAATCTACCCGCCGGAGCTGACCGCCCTGGCGGCATCGGCGGTTCTGCTGGCTGTCGGCATCCTCGACACGCGCGAGTTCCTGGGGGTCTTTTCCAACAGTGCCCCGATCACCATCGCCATGATGTTCATCATCAGCGCCGCGCTGGAACGGACCGGGGTGCTGCAGATCCTTGGCGACGTGCTGCACCGGCATTCCCGCGGCTCCTACCTGCGCGCGGTGTTCATCATGATGCTGTTCGCCATCACCGCCTCAGCCTTCATGAACAACACGCCGGTGGTGGTCCTGCTGGCGCCCGTCATGATCGCCGTGGCCGCCAGCCTCGGCACGACGCCGTCCAAGTTCCTGATCCCCCTGTCCTATGCCGCCATCTTCGGCGGAACGATCACCCTGATCGGCACCTCCACCAACATCCTGATGAGCGGCATCGCGACCAAGGCCGGGCTGGAACCGATCGGCATGTTCGAGATGAGTGGTCCCGGGTTGATCTTTGCCGTCGCGGGCCTTGTCTACATGCTTTTTGCCGTGCGCTACCTGCTGCCGGAACGCCAGTCGATGGCCGGTCTGCTGAGCCAGGGCGGCTCCCGCCGCTTCATGGCCCGCCTGCTGATCCCGAGCGGCTCGCGCTATGTCGGCAAGACGCTGGCCGACCTGCCCTTCACCGGCGCAGGCACGCGGATCCTCGACGTGCTGCGCGGCGAACTTTCCCTGCGCCATCGGCTGGACGATCTGACCCTGATGGGGGGTGACCGCATCGTGGTGAAGACGGGAACCGGCGAGATCCTTGCCCTCAAGGAAAATGGCCAGATCGAATTCCGTGACGTCGCCGACCAGGGCTTCGAGCCGGTGGCAGCCGACCAGACCCTGATGCTCGAGGCCAGCGTCGGGCCCAATTCGCATCTGATCGGCCGCTCGCTCAGCGCCCTCAACCTGCGCCGCACCTATGGCGTCTATGTCATGGCCGTGCACCGGCAGGACCGCAACATCTCCGACGAGATCGACCATCTCCGGCTGCAGTTTGCCGACACGCTGCTGCTGGAGGGCCCGGCAGAAGGGCTGCAGCGTCTGGCAGAGGACGAGGGACTGATCAACCTCTCGGCACCGCAGGAACGCGCGATCCGCCGCCACAAGGCCCCGATCGCCATCGCCACCATTGCCGGCGTCATGCTGCTGGCCGCCTTCGGCGTGATGCCGATTGAAGGACTGGCCGTGATCGGCGCCGTCATCGTCATGATGACGCGCTGCATCGATCCGGTGGACGCGTTCGAGTCCGTCGACTGGCGCATCCTGTTCCTGATCTACGGCATGCTGGGCTTCGGCATCGGCCTCGAGAAGACCGGCTCGGTCCAGCTGATCGTCGACAGCGTCATGACCCTGATTGGCCATGCGCCGCCCATCGTCATCCTGGCCGTGGTCTACTGCCTCACCTCGGCCTTGACGGAAGTGGTCAGCAACAACGCCGTCGCGGTGCTGGTGGGGCCGATCGCCATTGCGCTCGCGCAGCAGCTGGGCCTTGATCCCCGGCCCTTCATCATGGCCGTGATGTTTGCCGCCAGCGCCAGTTTCGCGACGCCCATCGGCTACCAGACCAACACCTTCGTTTACAGCGCCGGTGGCTACCGGTTCCGCGATTTCCTCGTGGTCGGCGTGCCGCTCAACGTCCTGTTCGCGATCATCTCGGTGCTGGTGATCCCGATCTTCTTCCCGTTCTGA
- a CDS encoding COG4223 family protein has translation MAAPEKPATGQTPPAASADRMPATGVSFAGAMAAALLVGVALIGTFYTLNQTGLLPLKAAAPAVSDDALADRVRLDTLERQLAEVAAQQASAATAPASGGDGALRDLEARLTAMVDSVRSDNQSRLTELTARLETVGAAPAAAPSTAQPAATDAAPGGEAVAQVATLQQGLQAVNSALASVQAAVSASDAALKSLSDGQVRDAEAMSRLADELAALTGRSETALADLRQATEALGQRLAAVEETMGDASAREMAARALSVSALRAAVDAGRPFVTELAAVKAALGEASAADMAALEANAARGIAPTAQLMAQFPPLARAIHATFAQTDPNASVLDNLLTSAASLVAVRGPGDASGEGPEAQLRRMEIAVKAGDLPAALEAYGRLPATAQAPAASWAEAARARVAVDRLTSDTASAVLSAIARKGN, from the coding sequence ATGGCTGCGCCCGAGAAACCGGCGACCGGCCAGACCCCGCCTGCAGCCTCTGCCGACCGGATGCCGGCCACGGGCGTCAGCTTTGCCGGCGCGATGGCGGCGGCCCTGCTGGTCGGCGTGGCGCTGATCGGAACCTTCTACACCCTCAACCAGACCGGCCTGCTGCCGCTGAAGGCGGCGGCTCCGGCCGTCTCGGATGATGCCCTGGCCGACCGGGTGCGGCTCGACACGCTGGAGCGCCAGCTTGCCGAGGTGGCTGCCCAGCAGGCCAGCGCGGCAACGGCGCCCGCAAGCGGGGGCGACGGGGCGCTGCGCGATCTTGAGGCGCGGCTGACGGCCATGGTCGATTCCGTGCGCAGCGACAACCAGTCCCGGCTGACGGAGTTGACGGCCCGTCTGGAAACCGTGGGCGCGGCACCTGCGGCCGCGCCGTCGACGGCGCAGCCCGCAGCCACAGATGCAGCTCCAGGCGGCGAGGCCGTGGCCCAGGTGGCGACGTTGCAGCAGGGCCTGCAGGCGGTCAACTCGGCGCTGGCAAGCGTGCAGGCTGCTGTCTCGGCCTCCGATGCAGCGCTGAAGAGCCTTTCCGACGGGCAGGTGCGCGATGCCGAGGCGATGTCGCGGCTTGCCGACGAGCTCGCCGCCCTGACGGGGCGCAGCGAAACCGCGCTGGCCGACCTGCGTCAGGCCACCGAGGCCCTGGGTCAACGTCTGGCTGCGGTCGAGGAGACCATGGGGGATGCGTCGGCGCGCGAGATGGCGGCGCGGGCGCTGTCGGTTTCGGCCCTGCGCGCGGCGGTCGACGCCGGTCGGCCCTTCGTCACCGAGCTGGCCGCCGTCAAGGCTGCGCTGGGCGAGGCCTCCGCCGCCGACATGGCCGCGCTTGAGGCCAATGCGGCCCGGGGCATCGCGCCGACGGCCCAGTTGATGGCGCAGTTTCCCCCGCTCGCGCGGGCCATTCATGCGACCTTTGCCCAGACCGATCCCAATGCCAGCGTGCTCGACAATCTGCTGACCAGCGCGGCCTCGCTGGTTGCCGTGCGCGGGCCGGGCGACGCCAGCGGCGAGGGGCCGGAAGCCCAGCTCCGCCGGATGGAGATTGCCGTCAAGGCGGGCGACCTGCCAGCTGCCCTGGAGGCCTACGGCCGGCTGCCGGCAACCGCGCAGGCGCCGGCTGCAAGCTGGGCCGAAGCGGCGCGCGCCCGGGTCGCGGTCGACCGGCTGACCAGCGACACGGCCAGTGCCGTGCTGTCCGCCATCGCCCGCAAGGGCAACTGA
- a CDS encoding crotonase/enoyl-CoA hydratase family protein: protein MFETIRIDTDPRGVATLTLARAEKHNSLSATMIAELTAAAEQLGADPAVRVVILTGEGASFCAGGDLDWMRAQFTADRATRIAEARKLAVMLQALNELPKPLIGRVQGQAFGGGIGMMSVCDVCIAVDGAKFGLTETRLGLIPATISPYVVARMGEGKARRVFMSARLFDAAEARDLDLVARVVAAEELGVAVEREVKPYLAAAPGAVARAKALARSLGTPITEAVIAATIERLADCWEDPEAHEGISAFFDKRKPAWS, encoded by the coding sequence ATGTTTGAGACCATTCGCATCGACACCGACCCGCGCGGGGTCGCCACGCTGACGCTGGCCCGGGCCGAGAAGCACAATTCCCTGTCCGCGACCATGATCGCCGAGCTGACAGCGGCGGCGGAGCAACTTGGTGCTGATCCAGCCGTGCGCGTGGTCATCCTGACCGGCGAGGGGGCAAGCTTCTGTGCCGGCGGGGACCTTGACTGGATGCGGGCGCAGTTCACCGCCGACCGGGCGACGCGCATCGCAGAGGCGCGCAAGCTGGCCGTGATGCTGCAGGCGCTGAACGAGCTGCCGAAGCCGCTGATTGGCCGGGTGCAGGGCCAGGCCTTCGGCGGCGGCATCGGCATGATGAGCGTCTGCGACGTCTGCATTGCCGTGGACGGCGCGAAATTCGGCCTGACCGAGACGCGCCTTGGTCTGATCCCGGCGACCATCAGCCCCTATGTCGTCGCCCGCATGGGCGAGGGCAAGGCACGGCGGGTGTTCATGTCGGCGCGCCTGTTCGATGCGGCGGAAGCCCGCGACCTCGATCTCGTCGCCCGGGTGGTGGCGGCCGAAGAGCTGGGTGTGGCGGTCGAGCGCGAGGTGAAGCCCTATCTGGCGGCGGCCCCCGGCGCGGTCGCCCGCGCCAAGGCGCTCGCCCGCTCGCTCGGCACGCCGATCACCGAGGCGGTGATTGCCGCCACCATCGAGCGGCTGGCCGATTGCTGGGAAGACCCGGAAGCGCATGAGGGCATTTCCGCCTTCTTCGACAAGCGCAAGCCGGCCTGGAGCTGA
- a CDS encoding hydroxymethylglutaryl-CoA lyase translates to MTGFVTLFEMGPRDGLQNEKRMIATGDKIRLVDMLTDCGFVKIEVTSFVSPQWVPQMADAAEVLAGIRRKPSVHYTALTPNVKGYTAARNAHADEVAVFGSASEGFSKKNINCSIAESLERFRPLLDKALDDGIPVRGYVSCVTDCPYDGPTPPESVAHVAAELIAMGCYEVSLGDTIGAGTPESIGRMLDAVLAKVPAHRLAGHYHDTRGNALANIEVSLEKGLRTFDAAVGGLGGCPYAPGAKGNVATEAVARLLAERGYETGLDLEKLAEAAAFARSLREEA, encoded by the coding sequence ATGACCGGCTTCGTCACCCTGTTCGAGATGGGCCCGCGCGACGGGCTGCAGAACGAGAAGCGCATGATCGCGACCGGGGACAAGATCCGCCTGGTCGACATGCTCACCGACTGCGGCTTCGTCAAGATCGAGGTGACCAGCTTCGTCAGCCCGCAGTGGGTGCCGCAGATGGCCGATGCGGCGGAGGTGCTGGCCGGCATCCGCCGCAAGCCGTCAGTACATTACACGGCGCTGACGCCGAACGTGAAGGGCTACACCGCCGCGCGCAACGCCCACGCCGACGAGGTGGCGGTATTCGGCTCGGCCTCCGAGGGCTTCTCGAAGAAGAACATCAATTGCTCCATCGCCGAGAGCCTGGAGCGTTTCCGCCCGCTGCTGGACAAGGCACTGGACGACGGCATTCCGGTGCGCGGCTATGTCTCCTGCGTCACCGATTGCCCCTATGACGGGCCGACGCCACCCGAAAGCGTCGCCCATGTGGCGGCCGAGCTGATTGCCATGGGCTGCTACGAGGTCTCGCTCGGCGACACGATCGGCGCCGGCACGCCGGAAAGCATCGGCCGGATGCTGGACGCGGTGCTCGCAAAGGTGCCAGCCCATCGCCTCGCTGGCCACTATCACGACACGCGCGGCAACGCGCTCGCCAACATCGAGGTGAGCCTCGAGAAGGGGCTGCGGACCTTCGATGCTGCCGTGGGCGGCCTCGGCGGCTGCCCCTATGCCCCCGGCGCGAAGGGCAATGTGGCGACCGAGGCCGTGGCAAGACTGCTGGCCGAACGGGGCTACGAGACCGGACTGGACCTCGAAAAACTGGCAGAGGCGGCGGCCTTTGCCCGGTCCCTGCGTGAGGAGGCGTGA
- a CDS encoding acyl-CoA synthetase: MQPDPALASADSYEALRDGFRWRVPERFNIGVAICDRWADVEPEREAITYVAEDGVATRVSFGELKALSNRLANLFRARGLERGDRVGVLLPQSIETAAAHIAALKCGAITIPLFTLFGEEALEYRLGNAGAKIVVTDASGAAKLSRLREALPALTTVLCIDGAMDGAEDLARALTGHETQFTPVDTGADDPAIIIYTSGTTGQPKGALHGHRVLIGHLPGVEMSHDFLPCPGDRFWTPADWAWIGGLLDVLMPALYHGIPVVACRFRKFTGEAAFELMQAQGIRNAFLPPTALKMMRQVESPESRYSLSLRSVASGGETLGAELIAWGRKVFGLTINEFYGQTECNMIVSSCAAVMDARPGIMGRAVPGHDVNVVTEAGEIAADGEQGLIAVRRPDPVMFLGYWNNEAATRTKFLGDWLLTGDTGVRDADGWLRFVGRDDDVITSSGYRIGPGEIEDCLLRHPSVAMAGVVGKPDPQRTEIVKAYVVLKAGVEPSDALADDIALFVKTRLAAHEYPREVDFVDALPMTTTGKVIRRELRQRASEESKELRP, translated from the coding sequence ATGCAGCCTGACCCGGCGCTGGCTTCCGCCGACAGTTACGAGGCGCTGCGGGACGGGTTCCGCTGGCGCGTGCCCGAGCGCTTCAACATCGGCGTCGCCATCTGCGACCGCTGGGCCGATGTGGAGCCGGAGCGTGAGGCGATCACCTATGTGGCCGAGGATGGCGTGGCGACGCGCGTCAGCTTCGGCGAGCTGAAGGCGCTGTCGAACCGCCTCGCCAACCTGTTCCGGGCGCGTGGTCTGGAGCGGGGCGACCGGGTCGGCGTGTTGCTGCCGCAAAGCATCGAGACGGCCGCCGCGCATATCGCCGCGCTGAAATGCGGGGCGATCACGATCCCGCTGTTCACGCTGTTCGGCGAGGAAGCGCTGGAGTACCGGCTCGGCAATGCCGGGGCGAAGATCGTTGTCACGGATGCCTCCGGGGCGGCCAAGCTCTCCCGCCTGCGCGAGGCCCTGCCGGCGCTCACCACCGTGCTCTGCATCGATGGGGCCATGGACGGCGCCGAGGATCTGGCACGGGCCCTGACCGGCCACGAGACGCAGTTCACGCCCGTCGACACGGGCGCCGACGATCCGGCGATCATCATCTACACCTCGGGCACGACAGGTCAGCCGAAGGGGGCCTTGCACGGTCACCGGGTGCTGATCGGCCATCTGCCCGGTGTGGAGATGAGCCATGATTTCCTGCCGTGCCCGGGCGACCGCTTCTGGACCCCGGCCGACTGGGCCTGGATCGGCGGCCTGCTCGACGTGCTGATGCCGGCGCTGTATCACGGCATTCCGGTCGTGGCCTGCCGCTTCCGCAAGTTCACCGGCGAGGCGGCCTTCGAGCTTATGCAGGCCCAGGGCATCCGCAATGCCTTCTTGCCGCCCACCGCGCTGAAGATGATGCGCCAGGTGGAGAGCCCCGAGAGCCGCTACAGCCTGTCGCTGCGCTCCGTCGCCTCGGGCGGCGAAACGCTGGGCGCCGAGCTGATCGCCTGGGGCCGCAAGGTGTTTGGCCTCACCATCAACGAGTTCTACGGCCAGACCGAATGCAACATGATCGTCTCCAGCTGCGCCGCCGTGATGGACGCAAGGCCCGGGATCATGGGCCGCGCGGTGCCCGGCCATGATGTGAACGTGGTGACGGAGGCAGGCGAGATTGCCGCGGACGGCGAGCAGGGGCTCATTGCCGTGCGGCGGCCCGATCCGGTGATGTTCCTCGGCTACTGGAACAACGAGGCGGCAACCAGGACCAAGTTCCTCGGCGACTGGCTGCTGACCGGCGACACCGGCGTGCGCGACGCCGACGGCTGGCTGCGCTTTGTCGGCCGCGACGATGACGTCATCACCTCGTCGGGCTACCGCATCGGTCCGGGCGAGATCGAGGACTGCCTGTTGCGCCATCCTTCCGTCGCCATGGCGGGCGTGGTCGGCAAGCCGGACCCGCAGCGCACGGAGATCGTGAAGGCCTATGTGGTGCTGAAGGCCGGGGTCGAGCCCAGCGACGCGCTGGCCGATGACATCGCCCTGTTCGTCAAGACCCGCCTCGCGGCGCATGAATATCCGCGCGAGGTCGATTTCGTCGATGCCCTGCCGATGACGACCACCGGCAAGGTCATCCGCCGCGAGCTGCGCCAGCGCGCCAGCGAGGAAAGCAAGGAACTGCGCCCATGA
- a CDS encoding heme biosynthesis protein HemY → MIRAFVFFALLFAVALGLAWMADLPGVISIGWEGYVWEQPPLVALLLLCVLLGLFLGAVWLVLTILRSPKIASRFFRRRRRDRGYQALSSGLIALGSGNARLARKLGLEADKLLGREPAAKLLLAQAAQLSGQHAEARQRFEAMLDSPETRALGLHGLFIEAERQGEPVAARHYAEEALKSQPGLDWAGRAVLGYQAVANDFEAAVATLERNYTAKLIDKPTYRRHRAVLLTARALEMEDRDPDQAMALAKEAHGLATDLVPAAVVLARLATRKGDIRKATKTLEAAWKLAPHPDLADAYAHARIGDSALDRLKRVKTLAQMRAHTATGALAVARAALEARKFDEAREQLKFALTTEPSRGAFVLMAELEEAEHGDRGRMREWLARAVQAPADMVWMADGVVSPDWRPVSPVTGRLDAFVWSRPVGPTPDAPLVEDALFDAPLLASAGEAGVSVLAAAAGAPAMGQAPDRAASQATTPSSAPASDMASGPAPAAEIIEAEVVARPKAAEAARPSPAVEGATPASAARAGSAETASVTGKESTGPAYKPPRIGANLPFTAPAGLAPGRMPDDPGPDADPDEGPTKAREPGPAFFG, encoded by the coding sequence ATGATCCGTGCCTTCGTCTTTTTCGCCCTGCTGTTCGCTGTCGCTCTTGGCCTTGCGTGGATGGCCGATCTGCCCGGTGTGATTTCCATCGGATGGGAAGGCTATGTCTGGGAACAGCCGCCGCTCGTCGCGCTGCTCCTGCTCTGCGTGCTCCTCGGTCTGTTTCTCGGGGCCGTATGGCTGGTGCTGACGATCCTGCGGTCGCCGAAGATCGCCAGCCGGTTCTTCCGCCGGCGGCGCCGGGACCGCGGGTATCAGGCCCTGTCCTCTGGCCTCATTGCCCTGGGCAGCGGCAATGCCCGCCTCGCCCGCAAGCTGGGCCTCGAGGCAGACAAGCTCCTCGGCCGGGAACCGGCGGCCAAGCTGCTGCTGGCCCAGGCTGCCCAGTTGTCCGGTCAGCATGCGGAGGCGCGGCAGCGCTTTGAGGCCATGCTCGACAGCCCCGAAACCCGCGCTCTCGGCCTGCATGGCCTCTTCATCGAGGCCGAGCGGCAGGGCGAACCGGTTGCCGCCCGTCACTATGCCGAGGAGGCCTTGAAGAGCCAGCCCGGTCTCGACTGGGCCGGACGCGCGGTTCTGGGCTATCAGGCGGTCGCCAATGACTTCGAGGCAGCGGTTGCGACCCTGGAGCGCAACTATACCGCCAAGCTGATCGACAAGCCGACCTATCGCCGCCACCGCGCCGTGCTGCTGACGGCCCGGGCGCTGGAGATGGAGGATCGGGATCCGGACCAGGCCATGGCGCTGGCCAAGGAGGCGCACGGGCTGGCGACCGATCTCGTGCCGGCGGCCGTTGTGCTTGCCCGGCTCGCCACCCGCAAGGGCGACATCCGCAAGGCGACCAAGACCCTCGAGGCCGCCTGGAAACTTGCGCCGCACCCGGATCTGGCTGATGCCTATGCCCATGCCCGGATCGGCGATTCCGCCCTCGACCGGCTGAAGCGGGTCAAGACCCTGGCCCAGATGCGCGCCCATACTGCCACCGGTGCGCTGGCCGTGGCGCGCGCGGCGCTGGAGGCGCGCAAGTTCGACGAGGCACGCGAGCAGCTGAAATTTGCCCTCACCACCGAGCCGAGCCGCGGCGCCTTCGTGCTGATGGCGGAACTGGAAGAGGCCGAGCATGGCGACCGGGGCCGCATGCGCGAGTGGCTGGCCCGGGCCGTGCAGGCCCCGGCCGACATGGTCTGGATGGCAGACGGCGTCGTGTCTCCGGACTGGCGGCCGGTCTCGCCGGTGACAGGCCGGCTCGATGCCTTCGTCTGGTCGCGGCCCGTTGGTCCGACGCCGGACGCGCCGCTGGTCGAGGACGCCCTGTTCGACGCACCGCTTCTGGCGAGCGCCGGCGAGGCGGGCGTCAGCGTGCTGGCGGCGGCTGCCGGCGCACCGGCGATGGGGCAGGCTCCCGACCGCGCTGCCTCCCAGGCGACCACGCCGTCGTCCGCTCCCGCATCCGACATGGCGTCCGGGCCTGCCCCTGCGGCCGAGATCATCGAGGCCGAGGTGGTGGCAAGACCGAAGGCGGCCGAGGCCGCCCGGCCGTCCCCGGCGGTTGAAGGGGCGACACCGGCATCTGCCGCAAGAGCCGGGTCAGCCGAGACCGCAAGTGTCACCGGCAAGGAGAGCACCGGTCCTGCCTACAAGCCACCGCGCATCGGTGCCAACCTTCCCTTCACCGCCCCCGCCGGCCTCGCGCCCGGGCGGATGCCGGATGATCCCGGGCCGGATGCCGACCCGGACGAGGGGCCGACCAAGGCGCGGGAACCCGGGCCGGCCTTCTTCGGCTGA